The genomic interval GCTGAGCGCCACTACCTCAAAAAGGTGCGGGGCGCCGTCGACGACGTCAATCGCCTGGGTGCCGATGGAACCGGTGGATCCGAGGATGACGATTCTGCGAGGCTGCATTGGTTAAGTATCCCGCACCCGGGCCCGCACCTGGCCCGCGGTCCGGTCAGCCCGCCGCCAGCTCGATGAAACCCTTGGCCAGCGTGGACACGGCTCCGATGTAGGCGATGGCCACAACGATCCGCCGCACGGCAGCCGGTTTGACCTTGCCGGACAGCAGATCGCCCGCGATGATTCCCGCCACCATGGCGGCCAGGATACTGAGCCATTGCCAGCCATCCAAGCCGGGAACATGTCCACCGGATAGTACGTACTTGATCACCAGGGAAGACAGTCCGGTGGTCACGAAATAGGGCTGGAGGGTGGCGCCGAAACTCTTCTGCTCCCACCGCGTGGCAATGGCGTACGCGGTGATGGCCGGCCCGCCGACGCCCGCTGCCGCGTTCATCAGTCCGCTGGTGAAGCCGAGGGAGACCATGGGAACGGGGCCGCTGGCACGCCATGAGCTGCGGGTCAGCCGCTGCGAAGCCAACAGGGCGATGATGAGGAGGATGCCGATGCAGATCTCCAGCGGCGCTTCGGCCACGTTGCTGGCCAACCACGCACCCGGCAATACCCCTGCGAGGGCCGCGAGCGCCAGTCCGAAGTAGCGCTTCCACTCCACATGCCGCCAGACCCTGGAGAGGATCAGGAGGGATGAGGCTGCGCCGCACAGGTTGATGATCATAACGCCGTCGAAGGGGCCGAGCAGCACCACCAGGACGGGAGAGACGAGAAGGCCGAATCCGAGGCCGGCCAGCCGCTGGGCCAGTGCCCCTGCAACAACGGCAATGAGCACCAATGCAAACACCATCCGATCCTAGTGGGCGGACAGCGACGCCGGGCGTAACGTGGACTGCGTGGACTGGGTTTCCTGGTTCGATGCGCCGGAGTACGGATTCGCCCGGCAGGTGCTGCAGCGAGGTGTGGCGGCACTGTTCTTCGTTGCGTTCCTGTCCTCCCTGAACCAGTTCCCTGCGCTGCTGGGCGAACGTGGCCTGCTGCCGGTTCCGGACTATCTGGAAGGGTTCAGCGCGCGCCGGCGGCCCACGCTGTTCCGTTGGCGCTATTCGGACCGGCTGCTGCGTGGTGTCTGCCTCACCGGACTGGCAATTTCCGCCCTCCTGGTGGCCGGCATCCCCCAGCTTGGGCCACCGTGGGTTCCGCTGATCGCCTTTCTGGCCCTGTGGCTGCTTTACATGTCGATCGTCAACGTGGGGCAGACGTTTTATGGCTTCGGCTGGGAAATGCTGCTGTTGGAGGCCGGGTTCACGGTGGCCTTCCTTGGCTCGGACCAGACGGAGCCGCCGCGCACCATCCTGATCCTGATGGCCTGGCTCGTGTTCCGGCTGGAGTTCGGCGCCGGGATGATCAAGATCCGCGGCGGCCGGGAGTGGCGTGACCTGACCGCTCTCTACTATCACCATGAAACGCAGCCGATGCCGGGGCCGCTGAGCCGCCAGGCCCATCTCCTGCCCAAACCCTTCCACCGGCTGGAGGTCCTGGGGAACCATTTCGCCCAGCTCGTGGTGCCGTTCTTCCTCTTCGCACCGCAGCCCCTGGCAAGCGCCGCCGCCGGAATCATCATCTTCACCCAGCTGTGGCTGGTGGCCAGCGGCAACTTCGCGTGGCTGAACTGGATGGCCATTGTGCTGGCCTTCGCCGCGGTCAGCGACCCCGTGGCCCACGCCGTCTTGCCGTTCCTGCCGCTGGACGGGCATCCTGAGGCAGGCAGCCGCGGCAATCCCCCGTACTGGCTTGCCATCACCCTGGTGGCCACAATGCTGCTGGTAGTCCTGAGCTACTGGCCCGTGCGCAACCTGCTCTCCAAGGGGCAGCTGATGAATGCCAGCTTCAACCGCTGGCAGCTGGTCAACACGTACGGCGCGTTTGGCACCGTGACCAAGCACCGCGTCGAGATCGTCGTGGACGGCACCCTGGACGAAGAACCTGAGGACTCAGCAGACTGGCGCGAATATGCGTTTAAGGGCAAACCCGGAGATCTCCGCCGGCTGCCCCGCCAGTGGGCGCCCTACCACCTGCGGCTGGACTGGCTGATGTGGTTCCTGCCGTTGCGAACCGTCCACGAGGAGTGGTTTTACGCGTTCCTCACGAAACTGCTGGAGGCGGACCAGCGGACGCTGCGGCTACTCCTCGCCGACCCGTTCGACGGCGATCCGCCGCGCTGGGTGCGTGTCACCAGCTACCTGTACCGTTTCGCCACCAGGGCTGAGTTCCGGGAGACGGGCGAGCGCTGGGTCCGGATGCCGCTCTATGAGGCCATCCCACCGCTTTCGCTCGGCGGTTCCCGGAGGCGCCGGCGGTGATTCCGGCCGTGGCGATTCCCGCTCCGGTGGCCCTAGGAGTTGATGCCTGCCCGGCGGATGGTGGCCTCCGCGTGCTTGAGGATGGGGCCGTCGATCATTTTGCCGCCGTGCTGGAACACGCCGGATCCGGCAACAGCCGCGACCCGAAGCAGTTCTGTGGCGGCGGCGACGTCGGCCTCGGACGGGGCGTAGGCGCCCCGTACAACGGCCGCCTGCGTGGGATGGATGCAGGCTTTGGAGCCGAATCCTGACGCTGCGGCATCCGCGGCCTCCAGAGCCAGCCCGTCAAGGTCCGGGATGTTGACGTACACGGCATCCACGGCTTCTTTCCCGAAAGCCCGGGCGGCGAGCAGCACCGCGGAC from Pseudarthrobacter sp. SSS035 carries:
- a CDS encoding TSUP family transporter; this translates as MVFALVLIAVVAGALAQRLAGLGFGLLVSPVLVVLLGPFDGVMIINLCGAASSLLILSRVWRHVEWKRYFGLALAALAGVLPGAWLASNVAEAPLEICIGILLIIALLASQRLTRSSWRASGPVPMVSLGFTSGLMNAAAGVGGPAITAYAIATRWEQKSFGATLQPYFVTTGLSSLVIKYVLSGGHVPGLDGWQWLSILAAMVAGIIAGDLLSGKVKPAAVRRIVVAIAYIGAVSTLAKGFIELAAG
- a CDS encoding lipase maturation factor family protein, producing the protein MDWVSWFDAPEYGFARQVLQRGVAALFFVAFLSSLNQFPALLGERGLLPVPDYLEGFSARRRPTLFRWRYSDRLLRGVCLTGLAISALLVAGIPQLGPPWVPLIAFLALWLLYMSIVNVGQTFYGFGWEMLLLEAGFTVAFLGSDQTEPPRTILILMAWLVFRLEFGAGMIKIRGGREWRDLTALYYHHETQPMPGPLSRQAHLLPKPFHRLEVLGNHFAQLVVPFFLFAPQPLASAAAGIIIFTQLWLVASGNFAWLNWMAIVLAFAAVSDPVAHAVLPFLPLDGHPEAGSRGNPPYWLAITLVATMLLVVLSYWPVRNLLSKGQLMNASFNRWQLVNTYGAFGTVTKHRVEIVVDGTLDEEPEDSADWREYAFKGKPGDLRRLPRQWAPYHLRLDWLMWFLPLRTVHEEWFYAFLTKLLEADQRTLRLLLADPFDGDPPRWVRVTSYLYRFATRAEFRETGERWVRMPLYEAIPPLSLGGSRRRRR